The proteins below come from a single Thalassotalea ponticola genomic window:
- the mutL gene encoding DNA mismatch repair endonuclease MutL, translating to MAIQILPARLANQIAAGEVVERPASVVKELVENAIDAGASKIIVDIEKGGSKRIRITDNGHGIVKGELTLALSRHATSKIHSLDDLEAIDSLGFRGEALASISSVSRLTLTSKPVQQDAAWQASAHGRDMDVEVKPAAHPNGTTIDVEDLFFNTPARRKFLRTEKTEFAHIDEVIKRIALSKLELTLTVNHNGKTVRSYRSAKTDKQIEKRIAAICSQAFIDNAMAIEYQHAGMRLWGWIGSPSSARNQNDLAYSYVNGRMMRDKLINHAIRQAYGHLLSGDHYPAFVLYLELNHKDVDVNVHPAKHEVRFHQARLVHDFIVAAIDHTLQASDALLVDTQTGELIAQEANFSPSTDAGNQLATDNRESYIQPLRSQSSSSPRQTSGDFHSRGYGYKQGISEQAVNNYNKLMSISDDVNIANPTDSEPSPSHSLTQGVGGDSAIERTSNIDVSTSVDSDVSLFRLIDGHVVLLECRDTLYCCNFKPLRQQLFHWQLSSQYPQGLVSQRLLLPVAVKLDSEQRQFIEQHIQEFEFIGIQLAVSAGKVVIKQYPAQMREQDISESFIALLNHLRQHNAEKTEHWLGAVAEIKCRQGFELAMVEKLIASATQLENFDLFTYIRLNSKVIDLTSEAQQLQS from the coding sequence ATGGCGATTCAAATTCTGCCTGCTCGCTTGGCTAACCAAATAGCCGCCGGTGAGGTTGTTGAACGACCGGCCTCGGTGGTGAAAGAATTGGTGGAAAATGCCATTGATGCCGGCGCCAGTAAAATTATCGTGGATATCGAAAAAGGCGGTAGCAAGCGCATCCGCATTACCGATAATGGTCACGGCATTGTCAAAGGAGAATTAACCCTTGCTTTGTCCCGTCATGCAACCAGTAAAATACACTCGTTAGATGATCTTGAAGCCATCGATAGTTTGGGTTTTCGCGGTGAGGCTTTGGCCAGTATTAGTTCGGTTTCTCGTCTCACCCTGACGTCTAAGCCAGTACAACAAGATGCCGCTTGGCAAGCCAGTGCGCATGGTCGCGATATGGACGTTGAAGTAAAACCAGCGGCTCACCCCAATGGCACAACCATCGATGTTGAAGATTTATTTTTTAACACGCCAGCTCGGCGAAAATTTTTGCGCACCGAAAAAACTGAGTTTGCCCATATTGATGAGGTGATCAAACGCATTGCCTTATCAAAGTTGGAGTTGACTCTAACGGTGAATCACAATGGCAAGACGGTGCGCTCCTATCGCAGTGCCAAAACCGACAAACAAATTGAAAAGCGCATTGCCGCTATTTGCTCGCAAGCGTTTATCGATAACGCCATGGCGATTGAGTATCAGCACGCCGGCATGCGTTTATGGGGATGGATCGGCTCGCCCAGTAGTGCTCGCAATCAAAACGATCTCGCCTACAGTTATGTCAATGGGCGGATGATGCGCGATAAATTGATCAATCACGCCATCCGACAAGCGTATGGGCATTTGTTAAGTGGTGACCATTACCCTGCATTTGTCTTGTATTTGGAGTTGAATCACAAAGATGTCGACGTTAACGTTCACCCCGCAAAACACGAGGTGCGTTTTCACCAAGCCCGCTTAGTACACGATTTTATCGTAGCGGCAATAGATCACACCTTGCAAGCTAGCGACGCACTATTAGTCGACACCCAAACGGGTGAATTAATTGCTCAAGAAGCCAATTTCTCGCCATCGACAGACGCTGGTAATCAACTTGCTACTGATAATAGAGAGTCGTACATTCAGCCTTTGCGCAGTCAATCTAGTTCGTCGCCAAGACAGACCAGCGGAGATTTTCACAGTCGAGGCTACGGCTATAAACAAGGCATCAGTGAACAAGCGGTCAATAACTATAACAAGTTAATGTCTATTAGCGATGACGTTAATATCGCTAATCCAACGGACAGTGAACCATCGCCATCGCACTCTCTAACGCAAGGGGTTGGCGGTGATAGTGCGATTGAGCGCACGAGTAATATCGACGTTAGCACCAGCGTTGACAGCGATGTCAGCTTGTTTCGCTTGATTGATGGCCATGTTGTATTACTCGAATGTCGCGATACCTTGTATTGCTGTAATTTTAAGCCACTGCGTCAGCAACTATTTCACTGGCAATTGAGCAGTCAGTATCCCCAGGGCTTAGTATCACAACGCCTGTTGTTACCGGTCGCGGTAAAATTAGACAGCGAACAACGGCAATTTATCGAACAACATATACAAGAGTTTGAGTTTATTGGTATTCAGTTAGCCGTTTCAGCGGGCAAAGTGGTGATTAAACAGTACCCAGCGCAAATGCGAGAACAAGACATTAGTGAAAGTTTTATCGCCTTATTGAACCACTTGCGCCAACACAACGCCGAGAAAACCGAACATTGGCTTGGTGCGGTAGCAGAGATAAAATGTCGCCAAGGGTTTGAGTTGGCGATGGTTGAAAAGCTTATTGCCAGTGCGACTCAATTAGAAAACTTTGATCTTTTTACCTACATACGCTTGAATTCAAAGGTAATAGACCTTACATCTGAGGCTCAGCAACTTCAGTCTTAA
- a CDS encoding NAD(P)H-hydrate dehydratase, translating into MLPVKLDSSIPEFAYRADTVRKNEPVVAKQQGVSMYALMQAAGQSSFNLMRHLWSDASTVLVVCGSGNNAGDGFVLATQALKQGMAVYVHSVCAINDYCGDAARACQHFLAAGGMLSKICDVDFQRVDVVIDALLGTGITGTVREHYQYLIKLVNQLPIPILSLDIPSGLNADSGQVMGICVRASATVTFIALKQGLLTGQSKNYCGDMYFAGLRMERAFGLLVPPDVKVIGAGNTALVSRALASHKGDSGTVLVVGGNKGMSGAVRLAATAAYRSGAGLVMIDCHPSVSSVVASSIAEAILVDVTHNDEATRKLLAKVNSICLGPGLGRDVYANARMNLLAFDTPVVVDADALSLLANKPISRDNWVLTPHPKEAATLLSCDVGDVQADRVASAKAIAVKYNAICVLKGAGSVITDGQQVAINTSGNPGMAVAGMGDVLAGIISALSLQSTSLFDAVCCAVYLHGRAADMAAVDGVKGMLPSDLMVYIRQLVNQY; encoded by the coding sequence ATGTTGCCAGTAAAGTTGGACTCCAGTATACCAGAGTTTGCGTATCGCGCCGATACGGTTCGGAAAAATGAGCCGGTTGTTGCTAAGCAGCAAGGCGTCAGCATGTACGCGTTAATGCAAGCGGCAGGTCAATCAAGCTTTAATTTAATGCGTCACCTTTGGTCTGATGCCTCAACCGTATTGGTGGTTTGCGGCAGCGGTAACAACGCCGGAGATGGTTTTGTTCTGGCTACTCAGGCACTAAAACAGGGCATGGCGGTCTATGTGCACAGCGTGTGCGCTATCAACGACTATTGTGGCGATGCTGCCCGAGCGTGTCAGCACTTCTTAGCGGCTGGGGGGATGTTGAGCAAAATTTGCGACGTTGATTTTCAACGGGTGGATGTGGTGATCGATGCTTTACTGGGTACCGGGATTACCGGTACGGTGCGAGAACACTATCAATACCTAATTAAGTTGGTTAATCAATTGCCAATCCCTATTTTAAGTTTGGATATTCCTTCCGGCCTCAATGCCGATAGCGGTCAAGTGATGGGCATTTGCGTTCGGGCCTCGGCTACGGTTACCTTTATCGCCTTAAAGCAGGGCTTGCTCACCGGACAAAGTAAAAACTACTGTGGCGACATGTACTTCGCTGGATTGAGAATGGAACGCGCCTTTGGTTTACTGGTTCCGCCAGATGTTAAGGTGATTGGTGCCGGTAATACGGCGCTGGTTAGCCGAGCATTGGCATCACACAAGGGCGACTCCGGCACCGTGTTGGTGGTCGGCGGCAATAAGGGCATGTCAGGTGCTGTGCGTTTGGCAGCAACAGCCGCTTACCGCAGCGGTGCTGGCTTGGTTATGATAGATTGTCACCCCAGTGTGAGTAGCGTTGTTGCATCATCAATTGCCGAGGCGATCTTAGTTGACGTCACCCATAATGATGAAGCGACTCGCAAGCTACTGGCAAAGGTGAATAGCATTTGTCTTGGACCCGGCCTTGGTCGCGATGTTTATGCCAATGCACGGATGAATTTACTGGCGTTTGATACCCCTGTTGTGGTTGATGCCGACGCACTGAGCTTATTGGCCAATAAGCCCATATCACGTGACAATTGGGTATTGACACCACACCCTAAAGAGGCCGCGACGTTACTCTCTTGTGATGTTGGTGATGTACAAGCGGATCGCGTTGCCTCAGCTAAGGCGATAGCGGTTAAGTACAATGCTATTTGCGTTCTGAAAGGGGCGGGGTCGGTGATCACCGACGGTCAACAAGTGGCCATTAATACCAGTGGTAACCCCGGCATGGCGGTTGCAGGGATGGGCGATGTATTAGCTGGCATCATCAGTGCTTTAAGTTTACAATCAACATCTTTATTTGATGCGGTGTGCTGTGCCGTTTATCTACACGGTCGGGCTGCGGATATGGCGGCTGTCGATGGGGTAAAAGGTATGTTACCATCCGACTTAATGGTGTACATTAGGCAACTCGTCAATCAATACTAA
- a CDS encoding DUF3857 domain-containing protein, whose translation MRTPILLLLYTIAVSCSLINISQALADEKPVVKQPAKWVKIADVSVANSVDLYQPVSYLLLDRQVNNTLANKQKYYRYTYRLNNTSSVVDNANIRISFSPDYESLILHQINIIRDGKVLSRLDINKVKIVSDENQQASNILNGQVAALQLIEDARVGDIIDYSYTIEGSNPVFANNFSYIAPLGWSISIADVHYRFVVDANMPLQKKVSGLNVSLDEQRIGDQRILSLSLTNTTKRVLDEYAPTWHNPYPYLQLTSYQSWQDVARWASALFNVDSQHTESLAEFIASIQTMEQSKAIEEAIRFVQDDVRYFGIEIAENSHRPHPPSEVFAKRFGDCKDKTVLLVTLLNAIGVDASAALVSSEMQNSINDYLPTHALFDHVIVKATADDKTYWIDPTIAYQGLGADTLYQPNYGSALIVEPQSTALVVAQPDVEQTSAVHIEEQLTAADYFSPVKWQISTTYKHREAEAMRYQIAAVGLEQMARQYLNYYAKKYPLITPMGDLVIDDDRHSNQITLTEYYLVPQYWQHEQQDAGFTLMADHLVAYVKKPTTIKRRDPYWLHWPLVIDHSVSIQFPEYVRFDSLQDFALNNDYFQFNATLSQDKRTLTYRTHYQNKQNVVAAADTGRFVQDLDKLNNYLGYQRSVLKVTEDPGVNEMQTLLKLLNKRSLAND comes from the coding sequence ATGCGAACACCGATACTTTTGCTACTGTATACAATCGCTGTATCCTGCTCACTTATCAACATTAGCCAAGCATTAGCCGATGAAAAGCCGGTGGTAAAACAGCCTGCCAAGTGGGTAAAAATAGCAGATGTCAGCGTTGCCAATAGCGTTGACCTCTACCAGCCGGTGAGCTATTTGTTACTCGATCGTCAGGTTAATAATACGCTGGCCAACAAGCAAAAATACTATCGCTATACGTATCGCTTAAACAACACGTCCAGCGTTGTGGATAATGCCAACATTCGCATCAGCTTCTCGCCTGACTACGAGTCATTAATACTGCACCAAATTAATATTATTCGCGATGGTAAAGTACTGTCCCGACTCGATATCAACAAAGTCAAAATAGTCAGCGATGAGAACCAGCAAGCGAGTAATATCCTCAACGGTCAGGTCGCGGCATTACAACTAATTGAAGATGCACGGGTTGGCGACATTATCGATTACAGCTACACGATTGAAGGCTCTAATCCAGTATTTGCCAACAATTTTTCGTATATCGCACCACTTGGTTGGTCAATTAGTATTGCCGACGTGCATTATCGATTTGTTGTTGACGCCAATATGCCATTGCAAAAAAAGGTATCCGGTTTAAATGTGTCACTGGATGAACAACGCATTGGCGATCAAAGAATCCTCAGCCTCTCGCTAACAAATACCACAAAGCGAGTGCTTGATGAATACGCACCGACGTGGCACAACCCTTATCCTTATCTGCAGCTAACAAGCTACCAATCATGGCAAGACGTTGCCCGTTGGGCGAGCGCACTGTTTAATGTTGACAGCCAGCACACTGAATCGCTAGCCGAGTTTATCGCATCAATACAAACCATGGAGCAATCAAAAGCAATAGAGGAAGCCATTCGATTTGTGCAAGATGATGTACGTTATTTTGGTATTGAAATAGCCGAAAACTCGCATCGACCACACCCGCCGAGCGAGGTTTTTGCCAAGCGCTTTGGCGATTGTAAGGACAAAACGGTGTTATTGGTTACTCTACTCAATGCCATCGGTGTCGATGCGTCGGCGGCTTTGGTATCCAGTGAGATGCAAAACAGTATCAATGATTACTTGCCAACACATGCGTTATTTGATCACGTCATAGTCAAAGCAACCGCAGATGACAAGACCTATTGGATCGACCCTACCATTGCATATCAAGGGCTTGGCGCGGACACTTTGTATCAGCCAAATTACGGCAGCGCGTTAATTGTCGAACCGCAGTCGACGGCACTGGTCGTTGCTCAGCCTGATGTCGAGCAAACGTCGGCCGTTCACATTGAAGAGCAACTTACCGCGGCCGATTACTTTTCCCCGGTCAAATGGCAGATCAGCACCACTTACAAGCACCGAGAAGCAGAGGCCATGCGTTATCAAATTGCCGCGGTAGGGCTCGAGCAAATGGCGCGACAATACCTCAACTATTACGCAAAAAAATACCCGCTTATTACACCAATGGGCGATCTTGTCATTGATGACGATCGCCACAGTAATCAAATAACTTTAACCGAATACTATTTAGTGCCGCAGTATTGGCAACACGAGCAACAGGACGCAGGCTTTACCCTAATGGCAGATCACCTCGTTGCCTACGTGAAAAAGCCGACGACAATAAAGCGTCGCGATCCCTATTGGTTACACTGGCCTTTGGTAATCGACCACAGTGTAAGTATTCAATTTCCTGAATACGTTCGCTTTGACTCATTACAAGATTTCGCCTTGAACAATGACTATTTTCAATTCAATGCCACGTTAAGCCAAGACAAACGCACGCTAACCTATCGCACTCATTACCAAAACAAACAAAACGTAGTTGCCGCTGCAGATACCGGCCGCTTTGTGCAAGATCTCGATAAGTTAAACAACTACCTCGGCTATCAGCGCAGTGTGCTAAAAGTAACCGAAGATCCAGGGGTTAATGAAATGCAAACATTGCTCAAGCTACTCAATAAACGCTCACTTGCCAACGACTAA
- a CDS encoding YcxB family protein codes for MDEHAIKRASKIGELETLWDEIEVVIELKDSYVIKTNRGSMPLPKRVLSENNQYLFKGYAHNKLIRT; via the coding sequence ATAGATGAACACGCTATTAAAAGAGCTTCAAAAATTGGGGAGCTTGAGACGTTATGGGATGAAATAGAAGTGGTAATTGAATTAAAAGACTCATACGTTATTAAAACTAATCGCGGTTCAATGCCATTACCAAAGCGAGTGTTAAGTGAAAATAATCAATATTTGTTTAAAGGCTATGCCCATAATAAATTAATTCGAACCTAA
- a CDS encoding ATP-binding protein has translation MDLKISDNHTKPMIRVFIMLIGLLCALLISWKFTGSPLPQDSKYSLIFQNALLLIVLGSAILEHFFTKPADSMINSLMAGITMFGVYHVSPSLAWWAVFSYCLVVFLISTVCVATSGGRISGDIASVVNSRLYRPAIVLGRSRLIFSIVFLFGVYAFYSIQSELAVYLIIFWGVFMAIWPLKLPQLLSSISFSSQETILPIGKLLRLDNPGVLRFAINQSTDWEQGKPLIYQRVDKSQQWVLPLYSHLNDERRIGTAMLLGVVDEPKQGLADGHIYEPEEELNQDAVMNLLGENTQSRLIGFVAEDSSIGRIRLEVKSDSYCADGMLIWCKIDGAKVYYQISAGTTIEENLDGDKHGYQIAYAAQLGTLENGEFRKFDWLPNMNAPVFSLINEEDALDGEEQDPSDFQFGKLPKSNIPVVGDFVGNFNFHTAVLGVTGSGKTEFAFDLIRHSVSSGIKVICIDLTSQYRGRLADLTPTDLSIQEQTSIDLSQKLFEVEIGQYGAGKEKAALKDFSDRLRADVDAQLRAFMADENNRLGLIQLPEISNSQASIFITEIYMSCLLNIAKESFGDDSKKVLVAVEEAHTIMPESATMGVSDFASKGLVAKIAQIALQGRKYNVGLLVLAQRTANVSKTVLTQCNSIVSFACYDDTSISFLKNVFGSSCAEMVPNLKKLQAVVFGKVVKSERPVVVEIPFDQDKA, from the coding sequence ATGGATTTGAAAATAAGCGACAATCATACAAAGCCAATGATTCGCGTTTTTATCATGTTAATCGGGCTACTCTGCGCGTTGCTTATATCATGGAAGTTTACGGGCTCACCACTTCCGCAAGACTCCAAGTATTCATTGATTTTCCAGAACGCTTTGCTACTGATAGTTCTAGGGTCTGCCATATTGGAGCATTTCTTTACAAAACCAGCTGATTCAATGATCAATTCATTAATGGCTGGGATAACAATGTTTGGGGTATATCATGTATCACCATCTCTAGCATGGTGGGCTGTTTTTTCTTATTGCCTTGTTGTTTTTCTAATTTCAACCGTTTGTGTAGCAACGTCTGGGGGGAGGATCTCTGGTGATATCGCATCGGTTGTGAATAGCCGTCTCTATAGACCTGCAATAGTTCTTGGTCGGTCTAGGCTCATCTTTTCCATAGTCTTTTTGTTCGGGGTTTATGCTTTTTACTCAATTCAATCTGAATTGGCTGTTTATCTCATAATATTTTGGGGAGTTTTCATGGCCATATGGCCACTTAAGCTCCCCCAGCTGCTTTCATCTATTAGCTTTAGCTCTCAAGAAACAATTTTGCCAATTGGTAAATTGCTCAGACTAGATAACCCAGGTGTCCTAAGGTTTGCAATAAACCAAAGTACTGATTGGGAACAAGGTAAGCCGTTAATATATCAGAGAGTTGATAAAAGCCAGCAATGGGTTTTGCCTTTATATTCGCACTTGAATGATGAGCGAAGAATTGGCACCGCTATGCTATTAGGTGTCGTTGATGAGCCAAAACAAGGGCTGGCAGATGGTCATATTTATGAGCCTGAGGAAGAGCTAAATCAAGATGCTGTAATGAATCTATTAGGAGAAAACACTCAATCGAGATTGATTGGTTTTGTTGCCGAAGATTCATCCATCGGAAGAATCAGACTTGAAGTCAAGTCTGATAGCTATTGTGCAGATGGTATGCTTATTTGGTGCAAAATTGATGGAGCAAAGGTTTACTATCAGATATCAGCAGGTACAACGATTGAGGAAAATTTAGACGGCGATAAACATGGCTATCAAATAGCTTACGCAGCTCAATTAGGAACTTTAGAAAACGGGGAGTTCAGAAAATTTGATTGGCTTCCAAATATGAATGCGCCTGTATTTTCTTTGATCAATGAAGAGGATGCTCTAGATGGAGAAGAGCAAGATCCCAGCGACTTTCAATTTGGTAAACTTCCTAAATCAAATATTCCTGTAGTCGGCGATTTTGTTGGAAACTTCAATTTCCATACGGCTGTTTTAGGAGTAACAGGTTCAGGTAAAACTGAGTTCGCATTTGATTTGATAAGGCACTCAGTATCTAGCGGTATAAAAGTTATTTGTATTGATCTAACTTCTCAATATAGAGGACGATTAGCCGATCTAACTCCAACGGACCTTTCTATCCAAGAACAAACATCTATAGATTTAAGCCAAAAGCTTTTTGAAGTAGAAATTGGACAGTACGGTGCAGGGAAAGAGAAAGCAGCGTTAAAAGATTTTAGTGATCGACTAAGAGCTGACGTTGATGCACAGCTTAGAGCTTTTATGGCCGATGAAAATAATAGATTAGGATTAATTCAATTACCTGAGATATCGAATTCTCAAGCATCCATATTTATCACTGAAATTTATATGTCCTGTTTATTAAATATTGCCAAAGAGAGCTTTGGCGATGATTCTAAAAAGGTTCTAGTTGCGGTAGAAGAGGCACATACGATAATGCCTGAGTCTGCAACGATGGGAGTGTCTGATTTTGCTTCAAAAGGATTGGTTGCCAAAATAGCACAAATTGCTCTGCAGGGAAGAAAGTACAACGTCGGGTTGCTTGTTTTAGCTCAAAGGACAGCAAATGTTAGTAAAACTGTGTTAACTCAGTGTAATTCCATTGTCAGCTTTGCATGTTACGATGATACGAGCATTAGCTTTCTTAAGAATGTATTTGGTTCCAGTTGCGCTGAAATGGTTCCTAACTTAAAGAAACTCCAAGCGGTTGTTTTCGGCAAGGTAGTAAAATCTGAAAGGCCGGTCGTTGTAGAAATTCCATTTGACCAAGATAAAGCCTAG
- the queG gene encoding tRNA epoxyqueuosine(34) reductase QueG yields MSDLVSINYQVLAEKIKTWGKELGFSQIGICDIDLSNHQEALDTWLAKGYHGDMDYMERNTQLRTHPEQLLPGTMRVISARMDYLIPDAKFASTLDDTNKAYISRYALGRDYHKLMRNRLKKLGEKISKHCQSLNYRPFVDSAPVLERPLAEKAGLGWVGKHSLLINNEAGSWFFLGELLVDIPLPVDQPSTNQCGSCVACIKICPTQAIVEPYVVDARRCISYLTIEHRGIIPTEFRSLLGNRIYGCDDCQLVCPWNKFGQITQTDDFKPRNNFDTVELLDLFAWSEQQFLDNTQGSPIRRIGFECWQRNIAIALGNAAYSDQIIDQLSQVRAHCSPMVGEHIDWAIDQQLTKKRQLNQHSRLTARLIRTVEKGLPRDA; encoded by the coding sequence ATGAGTGATTTAGTATCTATTAACTATCAAGTACTTGCCGAAAAAATCAAGACGTGGGGTAAAGAACTTGGTTTTAGCCAAATTGGCATTTGCGATATCGACTTAAGCAATCACCAAGAGGCCCTTGATACATGGTTAGCCAAAGGGTATCACGGCGATATGGACTACATGGAACGCAACACACAATTGCGTACGCATCCCGAACAGCTACTCCCCGGCACCATGAGAGTTATTTCTGCGCGCATGGACTATTTAATACCGGATGCCAAATTTGCCAGTACCTTAGACGATACCAATAAAGCCTATATTTCCCGTTATGCACTTGGTCGTGATTACCATAAGCTGATGCGAAATAGGCTAAAAAAGCTCGGCGAAAAAATCAGCAAACATTGCCAGTCGCTCAATTACCGCCCGTTCGTTGATTCGGCTCCTGTGTTGGAACGACCACTGGCAGAAAAAGCCGGCCTAGGCTGGGTTGGCAAGCACTCACTACTAATAAACAACGAGGCCGGTTCGTGGTTTTTCTTAGGCGAGCTATTAGTCGACATTCCTCTCCCCGTTGATCAGCCAAGCACGAATCAGTGTGGTAGTTGTGTTGCGTGCATTAAAATATGTCCAACACAGGCCATTGTTGAGCCTTACGTTGTTGATGCGCGTCGTTGTATATCCTATCTCACTATAGAACACCGCGGGATCATTCCCACTGAGTTTCGCTCGCTACTGGGCAACCGCATATATGGTTGCGATGACTGTCAGCTGGTGTGCCCGTGGAATAAATTTGGTCAAATAACACAAACCGATGACTTCAAACCGCGCAACAATTTCGATACGGTTGAGTTGCTCGATTTGTTTGCGTGGAGCGAACAGCAGTTTCTCGATAACACGCAAGGTTCGCCAATACGCCGAATTGGCTTCGAATGTTGGCAACGCAATATTGCCATCGCCTTGGGCAACGCCGCCTACAGCGATCAGATCATCGACCAATTAAGCCAAGTAAGAGCACACTGCAGCCCCATGGTCGGTGAACATATCGACTGGGCCATTGACCAGCAATTAACCAAAAAACGACAACTGAACCAACACTCTCGCTTGACCGCACGACTGATTCGCACTGTCGAAAAAGGTCTGCCAAGAGACGCCTAA
- a CDS encoding N-acetylmuramoyl-L-alanine amidase has translation MKTAFRTVLLLLLSLYSLTGLAQNMIEGVRIWPSPDNTRVVFDLSDQPDYSYFFLKQPDRLVIDFKNTDNIAELTQLPKDGDRIKRIRTSLSKGKRAVRIVLDLSNQYDEKVFALPPTGPYGNRLVVDLHDRQKTPLVTRKPRLKNRDIVIGIDAGHGGEDPGSISKSGTHEKKITLSIAKRLQRIINAEPGMKAEMIRTGDYYVNLNQRTRLARKKQVDFLVSIHADAFHSPRPRGASVWIANDRRAESELSKWLKNREKNSELLGGGGELIKRTNDDNLAVFIADLTKDKSLEISDRIARNVIAELQKVTRMHKTQPQNASLAVLKSSDIPSMLVETGFISNPYDFKNLMSRTHQEKLAKAMFNGIKKHFYDYPPQDSLIANMRPTKHKISRGESLSVVAQRYNVSVQQLKLANNLKTDVVRVGQTLTIPRVN, from the coding sequence ATGAAAACGGCTTTTAGGACAGTACTGCTGTTATTGCTTTCCTTGTACAGCTTAACAGGTTTGGCGCAAAACATGATTGAAGGCGTGCGTATTTGGCCTTCTCCAGACAACACGCGTGTTGTGTTTGACTTGAGTGATCAGCCAGATTATTCGTACTTCTTTTTAAAGCAACCCGACCGTTTAGTCATCGACTTTAAAAACACCGATAACATTGCTGAATTAACACAGTTGCCCAAAGACGGCGATCGCATTAAACGCATTCGCACCAGCCTGAGTAAAGGCAAGCGCGCGGTGCGCATCGTACTTGATTTGAGCAATCAATATGATGAAAAAGTTTTCGCGCTACCACCGACGGGGCCATACGGCAATCGCCTTGTTGTTGATTTGCACGACCGCCAAAAAACGCCGTTAGTAACGCGCAAACCACGTCTTAAAAATAGGGACATTGTCATCGGTATCGATGCGGGCCACGGCGGTGAAGACCCTGGATCAATATCGAAAAGTGGCACCCACGAAAAAAAGATAACGCTGTCGATCGCCAAGCGCTTGCAGCGTATTATCAACGCAGAGCCAGGCATGAAAGCGGAAATGATTCGCACCGGTGACTACTATGTCAACCTCAATCAACGAACCCGTTTGGCGCGCAAAAAACAAGTCGACTTTTTGGTGTCTATTCACGCCGATGCGTTTCACTCGCCGCGGCCGCGAGGCGCGTCAGTGTGGATTGCCAACGACAGACGAGCCGAATCTGAATTATCCAAATGGCTGAAAAATCGCGAGAAAAACTCTGAATTGCTCGGTGGTGGTGGAGAGCTTATCAAGCGCACCAATGACGATAATTTAGCGGTCTTTATTGCCGACTTAACCAAAGATAAATCACTGGAAATTAGCGATCGCATTGCTCGTAACGTTATCGCAGAGCTGCAAAAAGTTACCCGAATGCACAAGACGCAACCGCAAAATGCCAGTCTTGCGGTGTTAAAATCGTCAGATATTCCCTCAATGTTGGTTGAAACAGGTTTTATTTCAAACCCTTATGACTTTAAAAATTTAATGTCTCGAACTCATCAAGAAAAACTTGCTAAAGCGATGTTTAATGGCATTAAAAAGCATTTCTATGACTATCCTCCGCAGGATTCACTGATTGCCAATATGCGGCCGACAAAGCATAAGATTAGCCGTGGCGAATCGCTATCCGTTGTCGCTCAGCGCTACAATGTGTCGGTGCAACAGTTAAAATTGGCCAATAATCTGAAAACCGATGTGGTGAGGGTCGGGCAAACCTTGACCATTCCTCGAGTAAACTAA
- the tsaE gene encoding tRNA (adenosine(37)-N6)-threonylcarbamoyltransferase complex ATPase subunit type 1 TsaE, whose amino-acid sequence MALTLSKALRDEQQTVAFGAALADAVKQLDLANLVVFLHGDLGAGKTTLTRGFVQGMGHKGNVKSPTYTLVEPYELPPWHIYHFDLYRLADPEELEYMGIRDYFLQKSCCFVEWSEKGTGLLPTEDLIIDLVYNGHQRNVELRANSESGERIIQALM is encoded by the coding sequence ATGGCTCTGACTCTTAGCAAGGCATTGCGTGATGAGCAGCAAACAGTTGCTTTTGGCGCTGCTTTAGCTGACGCAGTAAAACAACTTGACCTCGCTAATTTAGTGGTTTTTTTACACGGTGATTTGGGTGCAGGAAAAACCACATTAACGCGTGGCTTTGTGCAAGGCATGGGGCATAAGGGCAATGTGAAAAGCCCAACATATACTCTAGTAGAACCATACGAGTTACCTCCATGGCATATTTATCACTTTGATTTATATCGCTTAGCTGATCCTGAAGAGTTGGAATACATGGGGATTCGAGATTATTTTTTACAAAAATCTTGTTGTTTTGTCGAATGGTCCGAAAAAGGTACTGGTCTTTTGCCCACAGAGGATCTTATTATAGACTTGGTATACAATGGTCACCAACGGAACGTTGAATTGCGCGCCAACTCTGAATCGGGTGAGCGCATTATTCAAGCATTAATGTAA